A part of Clostridium novyi genomic DNA contains:
- a CDS encoding DUF2225 domain-containing protein, protein MKNLFAGLDKLGFEDIKDVELYGSDNKLATEELKDITPKEINHLYDKKIICPVCENEFTVKAIKTSSYKMKNRDSDFFIRYDLINPYFYDVWICNDCGYSAMKSDFLRIRSYQKDDITSNISSRWKGREYSIPYDVDTAIERYKLSLLNYFYMNARYSQKAMNCLKLAWMYRLKNDKENEELYITESLKGFKEAYLNEDFPIYGMKKFTVMYLIGELNRRINNTKEALLWLGNVITSQMADRKIKDLARDQRDLIKSPEIPPNSSKTSSSQSSPKKKGFFSSLFDK, encoded by the coding sequence ATGAAAAACCTTTTTGCTGGATTAGATAAATTAGGATTTGAAGATATAAAAGACGTAGAACTATATGGTAGCGATAATAAATTGGCTACAGAAGAACTTAAAGATATCACCCCAAAGGAAATTAATCACTTATATGATAAAAAAATTATATGTCCTGTTTGTGAAAATGAATTTACTGTAAAAGCTATAAAAACTTCTTCATATAAAATGAAGAATAGAGATAGTGATTTTTTTATTAGATATGACTTAATAAATCCTTATTTTTATGATGTTTGGATATGTAATGATTGTGGATATTCTGCAATGAAATCAGACTTTTTAAGAATTCGTAGTTATCAAAAAGATGATATTACAAGCAATATTTCATCAAGATGGAAAGGACGTGAATATTCTATACCATATGATGTTGATACAGCTATTGAACGTTACAAACTTTCCTTACTTAATTATTTCTATATGAATGCAAGATATAGTCAAAAAGCTATGAACTGCTTAAAATTAGCATGGATGTATAGACTTAAAAATGATAAAGAAAATGAAGAACTCTATATAACTGAATCTTTAAAAGGCTTTAAGGAAGCTTATTTAAATGAAGATTTCCCTATATACGGAATGAAAAAATTCACCGTTATGTATTTAATAGGTGAACTAAATAGACGTATCAATAATACTAAAGAAGCATTATTATGGCTTGGTAATGTCATTACTTCACAAATGGCAGACAGAAAAATCAAAGATTTAGCCCGTGATCAAAGAGATTTAATAAAATCCCCTGAAATTCCCCCTAACTCCTCTAAGACCTCATCTTCTCAATCATCACCTAAAAAGAAAGGCTTTTTTTCATCACTTTTTGATAAATAA
- a CDS encoding DUF421 domain-containing protein translates to MFIVMVRTFILYILVVFVMRLMGKRQIGQLEPFELVIAIMISDLASLPMQDLRIPLVHGIIPIITLLVMQSIITLIELKSEKFSSILTGTPSILIENGKINIKELRNQRLSFNDLMEKLRLSGYFNVSDVEYGILETSGQLSVIPKIKVTPATKQDLNVVAPEEKLPVTLIIDGTIHKKNLEVIHKDNNWLYSQLKTNNISSEKEVFIAALDSSGNFFCQRKNDIN, encoded by the coding sequence ATGTTCATAGTAATGGTAAGAACATTTATTTTATATATTTTAGTTGTATTTGTTATGCGTTTAATGGGCAAAAGACAAATAGGTCAATTGGAACCCTTTGAACTTGTAATTGCAATTATGATTTCAGATCTTGCTTCATTACCCATGCAAGATTTAAGAATTCCCCTTGTTCATGGAATAATACCTATAATTACCTTGCTCGTAATGCAATCCATAATAACATTAATAGAATTAAAAAGTGAAAAATTTAGTTCTATTTTAACAGGTACTCCAAGTATACTAATTGAAAACGGGAAAATAAATATAAAAGAACTTAGAAATCAACGATTAAGTTTTAATGATTTAATGGAAAAACTAAGACTATCTGGTTACTTTAATGTTTCAGATGTAGAATACGGAATACTAGAAACTAGTGGTCAATTATCTGTAATTCCTAAAATTAAGGTTACCCCTGCAACAAAGCAAGATTTAAATGTAGTAGCACCTGAAGAAAAACTACCTGTAACTCTTATAATAGATGGTACAATTCATAAAAAAAATCTTGAAGTAATACATAAGGATAATAATTGGCTTTACTCTCAATTAAAAACTAATAATATCTCTTCTGAAAAAGAAGTTTTTATAGCTGCTTTAGACTCTAGTGGAAACTTTTTTTGTCAACGTAAAAATGATATTAACTAA
- a CDS encoding class IV adenylate cyclase — protein MNEIETRIIDIDVNNIRKKMLNIGAIKVKEEEQTNNIFDFPNRLLLKEKGYARIRIVNDQLKNKSFYYMTTKKLLSQEKYKVMAENEVEINNPIEGENIFKSLGLKLFESIKKYRESYKYKNTLIEIDINEKSFCPFPYIEIETSIEDELKEVVTLLGYTMEDTTSKTIYEIIKERKNK, from the coding sequence GTGAATGAAATTGAAACTAGAATAATAGATATTGATGTAAATAACATTAGAAAAAAAATGTTAAATATCGGTGCCATTAAAGTTAAAGAAGAAGAACAAACTAATAATATATTTGATTTTCCAAACAGATTACTTTTAAAAGAAAAAGGATATGCTAGAATTAGAATAGTAAATGATCAATTAAAAAATAAAAGCTTCTATTATATGACTACAAAAAAACTTTTAAGCCAAGAAAAATATAAAGTAATGGCTGAAAATGAAGTAGAAATTAATAATCCTATTGAAGGAGAAAATATATTTAAATCCCTAGGTCTTAAATTATTTGAATCAATAAAAAAATATAGAGAAAGTTATAAATATAAAAATACCCTTATAGAAATAGATATAAATGAAAAAAGCTTTTGTCCTTTCCCTTATATAGAAATTGAAACTTCTATTGAAGATGAACTAAAAGAAGTTGTTACACTTTTAGGATATACTATGGAGGATACAACTTCTAAAACTATTTATGAAATAATTAAAGAAAGAAAAAATAAATAA
- a CDS encoding DUF5685 family protein — MFGYVFPSKLELKIKDYEKFKAYYCGLCLSIKKNFGNLPRISLNYDMTFLAILLDSLNNTKINCLKGSCIAHPIKNRLFIINNEVLDYAAFCNICLTYYKLLDDYNDDKSIKSKFLSIFLKNFLTKDISYSYDIKNYIEKKLKELNTMENNPQNKNLDEFAHPFADLTGFIISYYIQDINCKFDLYWLGYNLGKWIYIIDAYDDLEKDIKNNKFNPINTYINIDNLPYDKLNSNIKDRIDFTLCNCARECYEFFKKLPIKKNYDLIENILRYGLLEKMNIIFKRRGINNEKSL, encoded by the coding sequence ATGTTTGGTTATGTTTTTCCAAGTAAATTGGAACTAAAAATAAAAGACTATGAAAAATTTAAAGCATACTACTGTGGACTTTGTTTATCAATAAAAAAGAATTTTGGAAATCTTCCAAGAATATCATTAAATTATGATATGACCTTTTTGGCAATACTTTTAGATTCATTAAATAATACTAAAATTAATTGTCTTAAAGGTTCTTGTATAGCACATCCTATAAAAAATAGACTCTTTATAATAAACAATGAAGTTTTAGACTATGCAGCCTTTTGTAATATATGTTTAACATATTATAAGCTTTTAGATGATTATAACGATGATAAATCAATAAAAAGTAAATTTTTGTCCATATTTTTAAAAAACTTCTTAACAAAGGACATAAGTTATTCTTATGATATTAAAAATTATATAGAAAAAAAATTAAAAGAACTAAATACCATGGAAAATAATCCCCAAAATAAAAATTTAGATGAATTTGCTCATCCGTTTGCAGACTTAACTGGATTTATTATCTCATACTATATACAAGATATAAATTGTAAGTTTGATTTATATTGGCTAGGATATAATCTTGGAAAATGGATATATATTATAGATGCTTATGATGATTTAGAAAAAGATATTAAAAACAATAAATTTAATCCTATTAATACTTATATTAATATAGATAATTTACCATATGATAAATTAAATTCTAATATAAAGGATAGAATTGACTTTACTCTTTGTAATTGTGCCAGAGAGTGCTATGAATTTTTTAAAAAATTACCTATTAAAAAAAATTATGATTTAATAGAAAATATTCTTCGTTACGGTTTACTTGAAAAAATGAATATAATATTTAAAAGGAGAGGGATTAATAATGAGAAATCCTTATGA
- the fba gene encoding class II fructose-1,6-bisphosphate aldolase, with amino-acid sequence MALVTTKEMFKKAYEGNYAIGAFNMNDMEILQGIVEAAKEEKSPVIIQVSKGALTYAGPKYIRALVEAASEDTGIDMALHLDHGPDLETVKVCIENGFTSVMFDGSHYDYEENVRRTKEVVDYAHAHGVVVEAELGVLAGVEEDVQSDVHIYTDPDQAVDFVNRTGCDSLAIAIGTSHGAFKFEGEAELKFDILEEIQRKLPGFPIVLHGASSVDSEVVKICNEFGGNIPSKAKGVPADMLRKAASMAVCKINVDTDLRLALTAGIRKALGENPAEFDPRKYLGPGRELIKGLVKKKITDVLGSNNTL; translated from the coding sequence ATGGCATTAGTAACAACTAAAGAAATGTTTAAAAAGGCTTATGAAGGAAATTACGCAATTGGAGCATTCAACATGAATGATATGGAAATACTTCAAGGAATCGTTGAAGCTGCAAAAGAAGAAAAATCTCCTGTAATAATCCAAGTATCAAAAGGAGCATTAACTTATGCTGGTCCTAAATATATAAGAGCTTTAGTAGAAGCTGCATCTGAAGATACTGGTATAGACATGGCTCTTCACCTAGATCACGGTCCTGATCTTGAAACTGTAAAAGTTTGTATAGAAAATGGATTTACTTCTGTAATGTTCGATGGTTCTCATTATGATTATGAAGAAAATGTAAGAAGAACTAAAGAAGTTGTTGATTATGCTCACGCTCACGGAGTAGTTGTTGAAGCTGAACTAGGAGTTCTTGCTGGAGTTGAAGAAGATGTTCAAAGTGATGTACACATTTACACTGATCCAGATCAAGCTGTAGATTTCGTAAATAGAACTGGTTGTGATTCTCTTGCTATAGCTATCGGAACTAGTCATGGTGCATTTAAATTTGAAGGAGAAGCTGAATTAAAATTCGATATTCTAGAAGAAATTCAAAGAAAATTACCTGGATTCCCTATCGTTCTTCATGGTGCTTCTTCAGTTGATTCTGAAGTTGTTAAAATATGTAATGAATTTGGTGGAAATATCCCATCTAAAGCAAAGGGTGTTCCAGCTGACATGTTAAGAAAAGCAGCTTCTATGGCAGTATGTAAAATAAACGTTGATACTGACTTAAGACTTGCTTTAACTGCTGGTATTAGAAAAGCTTTAGGTGAAAATCCAGCTGAATTTGACCCAAGAAAATACTTAGGACCTGGAAGAGAATTAATTAAAGGTTTAGTTAAGAAAAAAATAACTGACGTTCTTGGATCAAACAATACTCTTTAA
- a CDS encoding J domain-containing protein, with amino-acid sequence MRNPYEVLEINENATEEEIKQAYRKLARKYHPDQYGDNPLRNLAEEKMRELNEAYDYLTKNHTNNQNSEFGNFTKSMSFDEIRMYINKGDLAYAESQLHNIKDHNAEWNYLMGVINLQKGWYDSAFNYISIACRLNPHNNEYANTLRMLQNTNQSFRQGYNNTRKNDSDFCDCCVKLYCLDCLCECCGGDLISCC; translated from the coding sequence ATGAGAAATCCTTATGAAGTTCTTGAAATAAATGAAAATGCAACAGAGGAAGAAATTAAACAAGCTTATAGAAAATTAGCTCGAAAATATCATCCAGATCAATATGGAGATAATCCCCTACGTAATCTTGCTGAGGAAAAAATGCGTGAACTAAATGAAGCTTATGATTATCTTACTAAAAACCATACAAATAATCAAAATTCTGAATTTGGTAATTTTACAAAATCAATGTCTTTTGACGAAATAAGGATGTATATTAACAAAGGTGACCTTGCTTATGCCGAATCTCAACTTCATAATATTAAAGATCATAATGCTGAGTGGAATTATCTAATGGGTGTAATTAACTTACAAAAGGGTTGGTATGATTCAGCATTCAATTACATAAGTATAGCATGTAGATTAAATCCACATAATAATGAATATGCAAATACTCTGAGAATGCTTCAAAACACAAATCAATCCTTTAGACAAGGATATAATAATACCCGTAAAAATGATTCAGATTTTTGTGATTGTTGCGTGAAACTATATTGTCTTGATTGTCTATGTGAATGTTGTGGTGGTGATTTAATTTCTTGTTGTTAA
- a CDS encoding GTP pyrophosphokinase translates to MAVRKWNEFRIPYEQAVEELKVKFKSIRREYRRKNENSPIEFVTGRVKELSSMLEKANKFNIPIDRVEYELEDIAGIRIMCQFVDDIYRVVDLIRKRKDMQIIYEKDYITDVKASGYRSYHIIVKYPVNMADGVKEILAEFQIRTLAMNFWATVEHSLNYKYKHKIPEEIKDKLKSAADAAFKLDTEMLEIKDEIMDAQKLFEVKSSLVSDIMNNIFALISSGRTVEADCFQNQLNDVVSEGEVFELNNLLKATERSLKMYK, encoded by the coding sequence ATGGCGGTTAGAAAATGGAATGAATTTCGAATACCCTATGAACAAGCTGTAGAGGAACTAAAGGTTAAATTTAAGAGTATTAGAAGAGAATATAGAAGAAAAAATGAAAATTCACCTATTGAGTTTGTAACAGGTAGAGTTAAAGAATTATCTAGTATGCTTGAAAAAGCAAATAAATTTAATATACCCATTGATCGTGTTGAGTATGAATTAGAGGATATAGCAGGAATTAGAATAATGTGTCAATTTGTTGATGACATATATAGAGTTGTTGATTTAATTAGAAAAAGAAAAGATATGCAAATAATATATGAAAAAGATTATATAACAGATGTTAAAGCAAGTGGATATAGAAGTTATCATATAATTGTTAAATATCCTGTAAATATGGCTGATGGAGTTAAAGAGATATTAGCTGAATTTCAAATAAGAACACTGGCTATGAACTTCTGGGCAACAGTTGAACATTCGCTAAATTATAAATATAAACATAAGATACCGGAAGAAATAAAAGATAAACTAAAAAGTGCAGCAGATGCAGCTTTTAAATTAGATACAGAAATGCTTGAAATAAAAGATGAAATAATGGATGCTCAAAAATTATTTGAAGTAAAGTCAAGTTTAGTATCCGATATTATGAATAATATTTTTGCATTAATATCTTCTGGAAGAACAGTTGAAGCTGATTGTTTTCAAAATCAGTTAAATGATGTTGTATCTGAAGGTGAAGTTTTTGAATTAAATAATCTTCTTAAAGCCACAGAAAGAAGCTTAAAGATGTATAAGTAA
- a CDS encoding nucleoid-associated protein, with the protein MEYINDISINEAVIHILDNNADEPILNDYKLDLNDETYNFLTKHIQKCFKDEELKYAIFNDDRNIVKDISQEFLNQECDFLEASKELAKQMFILMRSKGSIASCDLVIVHISTEYGSMLGIMKMDYIKNYFHNVEVVDNKIGINIIPQYTGLPGGGQRIQKCAFIKPISKENDFDLMVIDKQTKNKKSEEYGSNYFIGNYLGCKIINNERDITKSFVETAEKWTRTNLKENAEAQEAVRNTIKRKLKEKENFDIQEVAEDLFGDETVVKEDFVNFVKEEGGVDRVEVDKEWIEKKFKRIRLKIDKDIDLYLNEDAYNDNSRFEIKRNGDGTINMIIKHISNYIEK; encoded by the coding sequence GTGGAATATATAAATGATATTAGTATAAATGAAGCGGTAATACATATTTTAGATAATAATGCTGATGAACCAATTTTAAATGACTATAAGTTAGATTTAAATGATGAAACATATAATTTTTTAACTAAGCATATTCAAAAATGTTTTAAAGATGAAGAGTTAAAATATGCAATTTTTAATGATGATAGAAATATAGTTAAGGATATATCACAGGAGTTTTTAAATCAAGAATGTGATTTTTTAGAAGCATCTAAAGAACTTGCAAAACAAATGTTTATACTTATGAGGTCAAAGGGAAGTATTGCATCATGTGATTTAGTTATAGTGCATATATCTACAGAATATGGTTCTATGCTTGGAATAATGAAAATGGATTATATAAAGAATTATTTTCATAATGTTGAAGTTGTTGATAATAAGATAGGTATTAATATAATACCTCAATATACTGGACTTCCAGGAGGAGGTCAAAGGATACAAAAATGTGCTTTTATTAAACCTATTAGTAAAGAAAATGATTTTGATCTTATGGTAATAGATAAACAAACTAAAAATAAAAAGAGTGAAGAATATGGTTCAAATTATTTTATAGGTAATTATTTAGGATGTAAAATAATAAATAATGAAAGAGACATTACTAAAAGTTTTGTTGAAACAGCAGAAAAATGGACTAGAACAAATTTAAAAGAAAATGCAGAGGCACAAGAGGCAGTTAGAAATACAATTAAAAGAAAACTAAAGGAAAAAGAAAATTTTGATATACAAGAAGTTGCAGAAGATTTATTTGGAGATGAAACTGTTGTTAAAGAAGATTTTGTGAATTTTGTTAAAGAAGAAGGAGGGGTAGATAGGGTAGAAGTAGATAAGGAATGGATAGAAAAAAAATTTAAAAGAATAAGGCTTAAAATTGATAAGGATATAGATTTGTATTTAAATGAAGATGCTTATAATGATAATAGCAGATTTGAAATAAAAAGAAATGGTGATGGAACCATAAATATGATTATAAAGCATATATCTAATTATATAGAAAAATAA
- the leuS gene encoding leucine--tRNA ligase codes for MGNYGVSIDTKWQKKWEESGLHNFNENAPGEKLYVLEMFSYPSGAKLHAGHWFNYGPTDSWARFKKMNGYNVFQPMGFDAFGLPAENFAIKTGIHPQDSTMQNIKNMEEQLKAMGAMFNWDHEIVTCLPDYYKWTQWVFLKLYEKGLAYRKNAPVNWCPSCNTVLANEQVLDGHCERCDSEVEKKALTQWFLKITDYADELLEKLDELDWPEKTKAMQKHWIGKSKGVEATFKVENSDITFNVFTTRVDTLNGVTYVVLAPENELVDTLTTEENKAAVEAYKIEAQKQSDIERQSSTREKTGVFTGSYAINPINGKRVPIWIGDYVLATYGTGCVMAVPAHDERDYAFATKYDLPIIRVVEGGDSLPFTEYGPLVNSGDFDGLSGEKAKEAIVKKLKEQKLGDWKVNYRLRDWLVSRQRYWGAPIPVVYCDKCGTVAIPEEQLPVELPYNIEFTPDGKSPLSKSEEFLHTTCPKCGGHAIRETDTLDTFVCSSWYYLRYVDNNNSEKAFDIDKVNKMLPVDKYVGGPEHACMHLLYARFITKALRDMGYLNFDEPFKSLTHQGLILGPDGLKMSKSKGNTIAPDDYIKEYGADVFRMYLMFGFAYSEGGAWSDDAIKSMGRFIDKVERLLDDAKEEFNNSKNTKSTMEKAEKELNYARHYAIQHITEDTDKFQFNTAIARIMEYTNSLSKYLNEENINIKFLKEALCDYVKLLAPFAPHFSEEQWELLGNNSSIFTSSWPIFDPKALIKDEVEIAIQILGKIKARMNIATNLTEDEIKEAALNNETIKELLEGKNVMKVIVVKGRLVNIVAK; via the coding sequence ATGGGAAACTACGGAGTATCAATTGATACAAAATGGCAAAAGAAATGGGAAGAATCTGGACTTCACAACTTTAATGAAAATGCGCCAGGAGAGAAATTATATGTACTTGAAATGTTCTCTTATCCATCAGGAGCAAAATTACATGCTGGACACTGGTTTAATTATGGTCCTACAGATTCCTGGGCAAGATTTAAAAAGATGAATGGATATAATGTATTCCAACCAATGGGATTTGATGCATTTGGTCTTCCTGCTGAAAACTTCGCTATAAAAACAGGAATTCATCCTCAAGATTCAACAATGCAAAATATAAAAAATATGGAAGAGCAATTAAAAGCTATGGGAGCTATGTTTAATTGGGATCATGAAATAGTAACTTGTCTTCCTGATTATTATAAATGGACTCAATGGGTATTCTTAAAACTGTATGAAAAAGGACTTGCATATAGAAAAAATGCTCCAGTAAACTGGTGCCCTAGCTGTAATACTGTTTTAGCAAACGAACAAGTACTAGACGGTCATTGTGAAAGATGTGATTCAGAAGTTGAAAAGAAAGCATTAACTCAATGGTTCTTAAAAATAACAGACTATGCTGATGAACTTCTTGAAAAACTAGATGAACTTGATTGGCCTGAAAAAACTAAAGCAATGCAAAAACACTGGATTGGCAAATCAAAAGGTGTAGAGGCAACTTTTAAAGTAGAAAACTCTGATATAACATTTAATGTATTTACTACTAGAGTGGATACTCTAAATGGTGTTACTTATGTAGTATTAGCACCAGAAAATGAGCTTGTTGATACTCTTACAACTGAAGAAAACAAAGCTGCTGTTGAAGCATATAAAATAGAAGCTCAAAAACAATCAGATATAGAAAGACAGTCTTCAACAAGAGAAAAAACAGGAGTATTTACAGGATCATATGCTATAAATCCTATAAACGGTAAAAGAGTTCCTATATGGATAGGTGATTATGTTCTTGCAACATATGGTACTGGTTGTGTAATGGCAGTTCCTGCTCATGATGAACGCGACTATGCATTTGCAACTAAATATGATCTTCCAATAATAAGAGTTGTTGAAGGCGGAGATTCTCTTCCTTTCACAGAATATGGTCCTTTAGTTAATAGCGGAGACTTTGATGGTTTATCTGGAGAAAAAGCTAAAGAAGCTATTGTAAAAAAACTAAAAGAACAAAAACTTGGAGATTGGAAAGTAAACTATAGACTTCGTGATTGGCTTGTATCAAGACAAAGATATTGGGGAGCTCCAATTCCTGTTGTTTATTGTGATAAATGCGGTACTGTAGCTATTCCTGAAGAACAACTACCAGTTGAACTTCCATATAATATAGAATTTACTCCAGATGGTAAATCACCATTATCAAAAAGTGAAGAATTCTTACATACTACTTGTCCTAAATGTGGAGGTCATGCTATTCGTGAAACTGATACTTTAGATACATTTGTATGTTCTTCATGGTATTATTTAAGATATGTTGATAATAATAATTCTGAAAAAGCATTTGATATAGATAAAGTTAATAAAATGCTTCCAGTGGATAAATATGTTGGTGGTCCTGAACATGCTTGTATGCATCTTCTTTATGCAAGATTTATAACAAAGGCTCTTAGAGATATGGGCTACTTAAATTTTGATGAACCATTTAAATCTCTTACTCACCAAGGATTAATATTAGGACCAGATGGACTTAAAATGAGTAAATCTAAAGGTAATACTATAGCTCCAGATGACTATATTAAAGAGTATGGAGCTGATGTATTTAGAATGTACTTAATGTTTGGTTTTGCTTACTCTGAAGGTGGTGCGTGGTCTGATGATGCTATAAAGTCAATGGGAAGATTTATAGATAAAGTTGAAAGACTTTTAGATGATGCTAAAGAAGAGTTTAATAATTCAAAAAATACAAAATCAACTATGGAAAAAGCTGAAAAAGAATTAAATTATGCAAGACATTATGCAATACAACATATTACTGAAGATACAGATAAATTCCAATTTAACACTGCTATTGCTAGAATAATGGAATATACAAACTCTTTATCAAAATATTTAAATGAGGAAAATATAAATATAAAATTTTTAAAAGAAGCTTTATGTGATTATGTAAAACTTCTAGCTCCTTTTGCTCCTCATTTCTCTGAAGAACAATGGGAACTTTTAGGAAATAATTCTTCAATATTTACTTCTTCTTGGCCAATATTTGATCCTAAAGCTTTAATTAAAGATGAAGTGGAAATAGCCATCCAAATACTTGGTAAGATAAAAGCTAGAATGAATATAGCAACTAATCTTACAGAAGATGAAATAAAAGAAGCTGCTCTTAATAATGAAACTATTAAAGAATTACTTGAAGGAAAAAATGTTATGAAAGTAATAGTTGTTAAAGGTAGACTTGTAAATATAGTTGCAAAATAA
- a CDS encoding DUF4363 family protein has product MKNIFTSFVIFILLIITISFSIHYLNTKYYHYSDEINSLEELVSKDEWNKAYNSSLSFLNNWEKDSKMATAYIHHVHVESISSELLQLTQYIKYEDKVQSLASIHEIKFLLKQITEIQKLNITNVF; this is encoded by the coding sequence ATGAAAAATATTTTTACTTCATTCGTAATATTTATATTACTTATTATTACTATATCATTTTCAATACATTATCTTAATACTAAATATTATCATTATAGTGATGAAATAAATTCACTAGAAGAATTAGTTTCTAAAGATGAATGGAATAAAGCATATAATAGTTCCTTATCATTCCTAAATAATTGGGAAAAAGATTCTAAAATGGCGACTGCTTATATACATCATGTTCATGTAGAATCTATTAGTTCCGAATTATTACAATTAACCCAATATATAAAATATGAAGATAAAGTTCAATCTTTAGCATCTATACATGAAATTAAATTTTTATTGAAACAAATTACAGAAATTCAAAAATTAAACATAACAAACGTTTTTTAG